One window from the genome of Desulforamulus ruminis DSM 2154 encodes:
- the rpsI gene encoding 30S ribosomal protein S9: MAQVQFYGTGRRKNAVARVYLVPGEGKVLVNSKQVLDYFGRKTLDMVVRQPLELTNTVGRFDVMCKVIGGGVSGQAGAVRHGIARALIQADPNLRPILKRAGFLTRDPRMKERRKYGLKKARRAPQFSKR; this comes from the coding sequence GTGGCTCAAGTACAGTTTTATGGAACCGGCCGTCGGAAGAATGCAGTGGCCAGGGTTTACCTGGTACCCGGTGAAGGCAAGGTTCTGGTAAATAGTAAGCAGGTTCTGGACTATTTTGGACGTAAAACGCTGGATATGGTGGTGCGCCAGCCCCTGGAGCTCACCAATACCGTGGGTCGCTTTGACGTGATGTGTAAAGTGATCGGCGGCGGCGTTAGCGGTCAGGCCGGTGCGGTAAGACACGGTATTGCCCGGGCCTTGATTCAGGCTGACCCCAATTTGCGTCCCATTTTAAAGCGTGCCGGTTTCTTAACCCGCGACCCTCGTATGAAAGAGCGTCGTAAATACGGTCTTAAGAAAGCCCGCCGGGCGCCTCAGTTCTCGAAACGTTAA
- the rplM gene encoding 50S ribosomal protein L13 — MKTTFMAKPAEIQRKWYVIDAEGKALGRVAAEAARILRGKHTPMFTPHVDTGDHVIILNADKVILTGNKLDQKMYTRHSGYPGGLKQTSYRKMMDKRPELIVEKAVKGMLPHNRLGTQQATKLKVYQGVEHPHQAQKPEVWNF, encoded by the coding sequence ATGAAGACAACATTCATGGCCAAGCCAGCTGAAATACAGCGCAAATGGTATGTCATAGATGCTGAAGGAAAGGCCCTTGGTCGTGTGGCTGCAGAAGCTGCTCGCATCTTACGTGGCAAACATACTCCTATGTTTACCCCCCACGTAGACACCGGGGACCATGTTATTATTTTGAATGCTGATAAGGTAATCCTTACCGGTAACAAACTTGATCAAAAGATGTACACCCGGCACAGTGGTTATCCCGGAGGTCTGAAACAGACTTCCTACCGCAAGATGATGGATAAACGCCCGGAACTGATTGTGGAAAAGGCCGTCAAAGGCATGCTGCCCCACAACCGTTTGGGAACTCAGCAGGCTACCAAACTGAAAGTTTACCAGGGTGTTGAACATCCCCATCAGGCTCAAAAGCCGGAAGTGTGGAACTTTTAA
- a CDS encoding flagellar hook-length control protein FliK, which yields MIDRVMSALLRTDSIKVSPGKPVDKIQQQPFILGGKMPGETSNAVKTPGAKNLPQPEAAPANRQDELSYVPLPLRSQIYEDARFYYKLRDFSAKTEENGEVKVLFSIHTDLLGQLWFTLAAQPGKLLSVQCITENNEAAEAFRAASTALQEELSEVGYPSVILSCRTQPGIRGIADLDPDFPAAEAHFLLNVQV from the coding sequence ATGATTGATCGAGTGATGTCCGCTTTACTCCGGACCGATAGCATAAAGGTAAGCCCCGGCAAACCGGTGGACAAAATTCAGCAGCAGCCCTTTATTTTGGGGGGCAAGATGCCCGGTGAAACCTCAAATGCCGTCAAAACCCCCGGGGCCAAGAACCTTCCTCAACCGGAAGCAGCCCCGGCCAACCGGCAGGATGAACTGTCCTACGTTCCCCTTCCCCTTCGTTCTCAGATCTATGAGGACGCCCGGTTTTATTATAAGCTCCGGGATTTTTCAGCCAAGACCGAAGAAAACGGAGAAGTTAAGGTTTTATTCAGCATCCATACCGACCTCCTGGGACAACTATGGTTTACTCTGGCCGCCCAGCCGGGTAAATTGCTTTCGGTCCAGTGCATTACGGAAAACAATGAAGCCGCCGAAGCTTTCCGGGCCGCCTCCACCGCCCTGCAGGAGGAATTATCGGAAGTAGGCTACCCGTCGGTTATTCTCTCCTGCCGCACCCAGCCGGGAATCCGCGGTATTGCCGATCTGGACCCTGATTTTCCAGCCGCAGAAGCTCATTTTCTGCTGAATGTGCAGGTGTAG
- a CDS encoding N-acetylmuramoyl-L-alanine amidase family protein: MSVFVGAFRLKKRVLLGLLLLLFILVQMYKMSTALWAEKNVEALSPVMVNKLIVVDPGHGGRDPGKIGVSGVPEKEINLEVSKRLATVLGQMGAAVILTRDSDVDLSDSSASGWQGKKRQDLSRRVAMANDRKADLYISVHCNAFPGKKEHGAQVFSHPQSPESKILAECIQGEMARILGNTTRKAKQVDYYAIRKTTMPATIVEIGFITNPTEEKLLLDPLYQSKVAWSITAGIVKYFAEGQSQEEPGAKANEDVIKTFQQQPGEFIPAP; this comes from the coding sequence GTGTCTGTGTTTGTAGGAGCCTTTCGATTAAAGAAAAGAGTTCTATTGGGTCTTTTGCTGCTATTGTTCATTCTGGTGCAGATGTATAAGATGTCCACCGCCCTATGGGCGGAAAAGAATGTGGAGGCCTTGTCCCCGGTTATGGTTAATAAGCTGATTGTGGTGGATCCCGGGCATGGTGGACGGGACCCGGGAAAGATTGGTGTCAGCGGGGTTCCGGAGAAAGAAATCAATCTGGAAGTATCCAAACGATTGGCCACGGTGCTGGGACAAATGGGTGCGGCGGTCATTTTAACCAGGGACAGCGATGTGGATTTAAGCGACTCCTCGGCCAGCGGCTGGCAGGGAAAGAAAAGGCAGGATCTATCCAGGCGTGTGGCCATGGCCAATGATCGAAAGGCGGATTTATATATCAGCGTTCACTGCAACGCCTTTCCGGGAAAAAAGGAACACGGGGCCCAGGTTTTTTCTCATCCGCAGTCTCCGGAAAGTAAGATTCTGGCAGAGTGCATTCAAGGGGAAATGGCCCGGATTCTTGGCAACACCACAAGAAAGGCCAAACAGGTGGATTACTACGCCATTCGAAAAACAACCATGCCGGCGACCATTGTGGAAATCGGCTTTATTACCAATCCAACAGAGGAAAAACTACTGCTGGATCCCCTGTACCAGAGTAAAGTGGCCTGGAGTATCACTGCAGGCATTGTAAAATACTTCGCTGAGGGGCAGTCCCAAGAGGAACCCGGGGCCAAAGCCAATGAAGACGTAATAAAAACCTTTCAACAACAGCCAGGGGAGTTTATTCCTGCTCCCTGA
- a CDS encoding aminotransferase class V-fold PLP-dependent enzyme: MIYFDSAATSWPKPPEVWQAMEHFIKEVGASPGRAGHKLTVTANKIVDETRQQLADLFSIRNHERIIFTLNATDSLNLAIKGLLQPGDHVITSSMEHNSVTRPLYTMESYGVQVTKIMCNQQGDMDIREMEKAILPNTKAIILTHASNVTGTIMPVEEIGRLAAQYQLHFIMDAAQTAGTIRIDVKKLNLSILTFPGHKSLYGPQGTGGLYIREDVNLRTLREGGTGSGSETPTQPSMMPERYESGTLNAVGIAGLGAGVKFIRKTGLEKIREREMDLTKRFLQGAAAIRELKVYGKQTTDQRVSVVAFKIEGYKASEVGEILDKEYNIACRAGLHCAPDAHQTLGTFQEKLVRFSFSYFNKPEEVDFALDALRKIASDKPKIGTLPVGK, translated from the coding sequence TTGATTTATTTTGACTCTGCGGCAACCTCTTGGCCCAAACCACCGGAAGTCTGGCAAGCCATGGAACACTTTATCAAAGAAGTGGGGGCAAGCCCCGGGCGGGCCGGGCACAAGCTTACGGTGACGGCAAACAAGATTGTGGATGAAACCAGGCAGCAGTTGGCTGACCTTTTTAGTATTAGAAATCATGAAAGAATTATTTTTACCTTAAACGCTACGGATAGTTTAAATTTAGCCATAAAAGGATTGCTGCAGCCCGGGGACCATGTGATTACCAGTTCCATGGAGCATAATTCCGTAACCAGACCCCTCTATACCATGGAAAGTTACGGTGTTCAGGTCACCAAGATCATGTGCAATCAACAGGGGGATATGGATATCCGGGAGATGGAAAAAGCCATTTTGCCCAATACCAAAGCCATTATCCTGACCCATGCCTCCAATGTCACCGGAACCATTATGCCGGTGGAAGAGATTGGCCGGCTGGCGGCTCAATACCAACTGCATTTTATTATGGATGCGGCCCAAACCGCCGGGACCATAAGGATTGATGTAAAGAAACTGAATCTCAGCATCTTGACTTTTCCCGGACATAAAAGCCTCTATGGCCCCCAGGGCACAGGGGGACTTTATATTCGTGAAGATGTAAACCTGCGCACCCTCCGGGAAGGAGGCACCGGCAGCGGCTCGGAAACACCCACTCAGCCCAGCATGATGCCGGAGCGGTATGAAAGCGGAACCTTAAATGCGGTGGGTATCGCGGGCCTGGGAGCGGGAGTAAAATTTATCCGCAAAACAGGCCTCGAGAAAATCAGAGAGCGGGAAATGGATTTAACCAAACGGTTTTTGCAAGGGGCAGCGGCGATTAGAGAACTAAAAGTCTATGGCAAGCAGACAACAGACCAGAGAGTGTCGGTGGTTGCCTTTAAAATAGAGGGCTATAAAGCTAGTGAGGTGGGAGAAATACTGGATAAGGAATACAATATCGCCTGCCGGGCCGGATTACATTGTGCCCCGGATGCCCATCAAACCCTGGGAACCTTTCAGGAGAAGCTGGTGCGGTTTAGTTTTTCTTATTTTAACAAACCCGAAGAAGTGGATTTTGCCCTGGATGCCCTGCGGAAAATTGCCTCCGATAAGCCGAAGATCGGAACACTGCCCGTAGGGAAATAG
- the recQ gene encoding DNA helicase RecQ — translation MLQKAREILKKYYGYSSFRSGQEEIINRVLQGKDTLGIMPTGGGKSICYQVPALLFPGTTLVISPLISLMKDQVDALHSLGIPAAYINSSLDYEEAAERIRQAGRGRYKLLYVAPERLEAKGFLARMQSLPISLVAVDEAHCVSQWGHDFRTSYLAIAPFIQELPRRPVVTAFTATATEEVTRDMVRLLSLKEPRIYITGFNRENLTFSVIRGENKRDFLTHYLANHANQAGIIYAATRKEVDNLHHWLKQKGHAVGKYHAGLGDQERAHNQEMFLYDDIRIMVATNAFGMGIDKSNVRYVIHYNMPKNMEAYYQEAGRAGRDGEPGQCILLFGAQDIQVQKFLIEQSPISPERKTQEYKKLQGMVDYCHTTRCLRQTILKYFGEETVPEKCGNCSNCNDNSQLTDITVEAQKIFSCIWRMKEQYGASLVADVLKGSQSKRVKQYGFHQLSTYGLLKEYTVKQITDLIHVLIAEGYLFLTESQYPVVQLLPKAFAVLKGQEKVLQKIRQKEQVKDIEDDLFEKLRSLRKELSQRNKVPPYIIFPDSTLREMSQHCPADQGAMLAIKGVGQAKFQQYGQEFLKLIQQYVQEKGISLEKERASSGEPDQEKEPPSHVITWKLLQKGYSLPEIARERNLKPVTIQDHLIRCGLEGYDIPWDTLIPQKYEALILQKIEELGADKLKPLKEQLPDEVDYMAIKAVLCKHKVAWKIGASNR, via the coding sequence ATGTTGCAAAAGGCTAGGGAGATCCTAAAAAAATACTATGGTTATTCCTCCTTTCGAAGCGGTCAGGAAGAAATCATTAATCGTGTTTTACAAGGAAAGGATACCCTGGGGATCATGCCTACGGGCGGGGGAAAGTCCATTTGTTATCAGGTGCCGGCATTGCTGTTTCCCGGAACCACGCTGGTGATTTCACCTTTAATTTCTCTGATGAAGGATCAGGTGGACGCCCTCCATAGTCTGGGAATCCCGGCTGCCTATATTAACAGTTCCCTGGATTATGAAGAAGCGGCGGAAAGAATCCGGCAGGCAGGGCGCGGAAGATACAAGCTGCTATATGTGGCTCCGGAGCGTTTGGAAGCGAAGGGCTTTTTGGCCCGCATGCAATCGCTGCCCATCTCCCTGGTGGCGGTGGATGAGGCCCACTGTGTCTCCCAATGGGGACACGACTTCCGGACCAGCTATCTGGCCATTGCCCCCTTCATCCAAGAGCTGCCCCGCAGACCGGTGGTAACGGCCTTTACGGCCACCGCCACCGAAGAGGTAACCCGGGATATGGTCCGGCTGCTCTCATTAAAAGAGCCCAGGATTTATATCACGGGATTTAATCGTGAAAACTTAACCTTTTCGGTTATCCGGGGAGAAAACAAAAGGGACTTCCTAACCCATTACCTGGCCAATCATGCCAACCAGGCAGGCATTATCTACGCGGCCACCCGCAAGGAAGTGGACAACCTCCATCACTGGCTGAAACAAAAAGGGCATGCTGTGGGTAAATATCATGCGGGATTGGGTGATCAGGAAAGAGCCCACAACCAGGAAATGTTTTTATACGACGACATCCGTATCATGGTGGCCACCAATGCTTTTGGCATGGGGATTGATAAATCCAACGTACGCTATGTCATCCATTACAACATGCCGAAAAACATGGAGGCTTATTATCAGGAAGCCGGCCGGGCCGGCCGGGACGGGGAGCCCGGCCAGTGCATCCTGCTATTCGGCGCCCAGGATATCCAAGTACAAAAATTCCTCATTGAACAAAGCCCCATATCTCCGGAAAGAAAAACACAGGAATATAAAAAGCTGCAGGGCATGGTGGATTACTGCCATACAACCCGCTGCTTACGGCAAACCATCCTAAAATATTTTGGGGAAGAAACGGTTCCCGAAAAATGCGGCAACTGCAGCAATTGCAATGATAACAGCCAGCTTACGGACATTACGGTGGAGGCGCAAAAGATTTTTTCCTGCATCTGGCGCATGAAAGAACAGTACGGCGCTTCCCTGGTGGCGGATGTTCTCAAGGGCTCCCAGAGCAAAAGAGTAAAGCAGTATGGTTTTCATCAGTTATCCACTTACGGCTTATTGAAGGAGTACACCGTTAAACAAATCACCGATTTGATCCATGTACTGATTGCCGAGGGCTATCTTTTTTTGACCGAAAGCCAATATCCGGTGGTTCAACTTCTGCCCAAGGCCTTTGCCGTCCTGAAGGGTCAGGAGAAAGTCTTACAAAAGATAAGGCAAAAAGAACAGGTCAAGGATATAGAGGATGATTTATTTGAAAAACTTCGCAGTTTGCGCAAGGAGCTTTCCCAGAGAAACAAAGTCCCTCCCTATATTATTTTTCCGGACAGCACCCTGAGGGAGATGAGTCAACACTGCCCCGCAGATCAAGGGGCCATGCTGGCCATCAAAGGGGTGGGACAGGCAAAATTCCAACAATACGGACAAGAGTTCCTGAAGCTGATTCAGCAATATGTTCAGGAAAAAGGTATTTCTTTAGAAAAGGAGCGAGCCTCTAGCGGGGAGCCGGACCAGGAAAAGGAACCGCCCAGTCACGTGATCACCTGGAAGCTGCTGCAAAAAGGCTATTCCCTCCCGGAGATTGCCCGGGAAAGGAATTTGAAGCCGGTTACCATCCAAGACCACCTGATTCGCTGCGGCCTGGAAGGTTACGATATTCCCTGGGATACCTTGATTCCTCAAAAATATGAAGCCCTTATCCTGCAAAAGATTGAAGAACTGGGCGCCGATAAGCTTAAACCGCTCAAGGAGCAGCTTCCGGACGAAGTGGATTACATGGCCATTAAAGCGGTTTTATGCAAGCACAAAGTAGCCTGGAAAATAGGGGCCAGCAACAGATGA